The DNA region AATGGAGGTTTTGTATGTGGATTAGTAACGCTTTTGCCCAGGCTCCAGCCGCGGGTGCAGATTCTGGTGGCTTGATGAGCTTCCTTCCCCTCGTGTTGATGTTTGCAGTCTTGTACTTCATCATGATTCGCCCACAAATGAAGCGTCAAAAAGAAACTAAAGCAATGCTGGAGTCTCTTTCTGTTGGCGACGAGGTAGTTACTGTTGGCGGCATCATCGGCAAAGTCACTGCATTAAAAGACCAAGTAGTGACTGTTGAAATTGCTGCTGGTACTGAAGTGCAAATGCAAAAAGGCGCCATCACAACAGTATTGCCAAAAGGCTCACTGAAGTCTGCTTAATACGCTTGTTTAAAAGTACCTCAATATGAATCGCTACCCTCTCTGGAAATATATAGTCATCCTGTTCGCTTTAATGATCGGGGGACTATATTCATTGCCCAATTTCTACGGAGAGGCGCCGGCGGTTCAAGTCTCGTCCGCCAAGCCAACCATCAAGGTTGATTTGGCGACGCAGTCTCGAGTAGAAAAGATTCTGACTGATGACAACATTAGTAACACCGGCATCTTCTTTGAATCTACAGGTAGTGTAGGTTCAATCAAAATTCGTTTTAACAATACCGACATCCAACTTCGTGCACGCGACTTGCTGCAACAGAAGTTGAATATTGATCAAAACGATCCTAATTTCACAGTCGCATTAAACCTTCTCTCCAATACACCAAGCTGGTTAAACGCACTCAATGCCTTACCAATGCCTCTTGGCCTTGATTTGCGTGGCGGCGTGTACTTCTTGCTGCAGGTGGACATGAAAGGCGCCGTTCAAAAGAAGGTTACTTCTTTGGCAACGGATATTCGCAGTCAGCTGCGCGATAAAGCGATTCGCCAGCAAGGTATTGAGCGTGGCCAAGACTCCATCACCCTCACATTCGGTAGCACTGAAGATGCTGAGAAGGCACGCGCTGTCTTGATGACTAGTCAGCCTGATCTGACCTGGCAAATTAAGCCTACTGGCCTGTCTCCAAAACTAGTGGGTGAATTTAAACCGACTGCCTTGAAAGAAATTCAAGATAACGCAGTAAAACAAAATATTGTCACACTCAATAAGCGCGTGAATGAACTAGCGGTTAAAGAGCCAGTAATTCAGCAACAAGGTGCAGAGCGGATTGTTGTGCAGCTTCCAGGCGTACAAGATACTGCACGCGCTAAAGACATCATTGGTCGTACTGCAACTCTGGAGTCCAGACTTGCTGACCCCATCGTTTCAACTATCGCCATTGGTGAGGCTCCACCTCCAGGTATGGATGTATTTCGCTTCGGCGAGAACCGTCAGGGCGTATTCAAAAAATCAGTCATCTTTAGTGGCGATCGTATTACCGATGCGAGCGCTGGCTTCGATCAAAATCA from Polynucleobacter sp. AP-Elch-400A-B2 includes:
- the yajC gene encoding preprotein translocase subunit YajC, encoding MWISNAFAQAPAAGADSGGLMSFLPLVLMFAVLYFIMIRPQMKRQKETKAMLESLSVGDEVVTVGGIIGKVTALKDQVVTVEIAAGTEVQMQKGAITTVLPKGSLKSA
- the secD gene encoding protein translocase subunit SecD, translated to MNRYPLWKYIVILFALMIGGLYSLPNFYGEAPAVQVSSAKPTIKVDLATQSRVEKILTDDNISNTGIFFESTGSVGSIKIRFNNTDIQLRARDLLQQKLNIDQNDPNFTVALNLLSNTPSWLNALNALPMPLGLDLRGGVYFLLQVDMKGAVQKKVTSLATDIRSQLRDKAIRQQGIERGQDSITLTFGSTEDAEKARAVLMTSQPDLTWQIKPTGLSPKLVGEFKPTALKEIQDNAVKQNIVTLNKRVNELAVKEPVIQQQGAERIVVQLPGVQDTARAKDIIGRTATLESRLADPIVSTIAIGEAPPPGMDVFRFGENRQGVFKKSVIFSGDRITDASAGFDQNQRPAVNISLDAAGGRVMQEVTRENIGKPMGMILFEKGKGEVLTIATIQGEFGSKFQITGQPTTESANDLALLLRAGSLAAPMEIIEERTIGPSLGAENIEKGFKSLIIGFAAISIFMIAYYLLFGTFSVVALAVNLLLLISVLSMLQATLTLPGIAAMALALGMAIDSNVLINERIREELRNGAAPQTAIAVGFDKAWATILDSNVTTLIAGLALLAFGSGPIKGFAVVHCLGILTSMFSAVFFSRGLVNLWYGRSKKVQKLAIGQVWRPQEK